A window of Holophagales bacterium contains these coding sequences:
- a CDS encoding glucokinase, whose protein sequence is MEERGRFRALAGGTTPLAAYRRLAASPWADLVPWGSVEVLFGDERCVGECDRDRNDAAAPRGAPPPRPARLRTSTPLRRSRRTGPSGTRRSCARASRPGSGCPGPRPRAPRPRRRRPHRFPLPRPRRPAETVRLVVRWTARRSRPLARHLHAAAPQRGALRRLRRLGPGEARRSPGSSRETGPFPPLASTRRLERASSSWTARPRGRTDHAARRRRRRYEHAASPSRKWRTAPRREAPRALCDARLLTLRRRDGFLAGEKRLEAAAFGVAGPVRHGRAEGTNVAFSIDAEEIRADLGVPAVVLNDLEANAWGLAELGPADFAVLNRGEEDPTGNGALISAGTGLGEALLFRSGRGFVPMPSEGGHASFARATTRRSTSSETPSPPARGTSPGNASSRGRARHALPLRARASA, encoded by the coding sequence GTGGAGGAACGCGGGCGCTTCCGCGCCCTCGCCGGCGGCACCACGCCCCTCGCCGCCTACCGCCGGCTCGCGGCCTCCCCGTGGGCCGACCTCGTCCCGTGGGGCTCGGTCGAGGTCTTGTTCGGCGACGAGCGCTGCGTCGGCGAGTGCGACCGCGACCGCAACGACGCCGCCGCCCCGCGAGGCGCTCCTCCTCCACGTCCGGCCCGCCTGAGAACGTCCACCCCGTTGCGTCGCTCGCGCCGGACGGGGCCGAGCGGTACGAGGCGCTCCTGCGCGAGAGCCTCTCGGCCCGGCTCCGGCTGTCCTGGTCCTCGACCTCGTGCTCCTCGGCCTCGGCGAAGACGGCCACACCGCTTCCCTCTTCCCCGGCCTCGGCGGCCTGCGGAGACGGTACGGCTCGTCGTGAGGTGGACGGCGCGCCGAAGCCGCCCCCTCGCGCGTCACCTTCACGCTGCCGCTCCTCAACGCGGCGCGCTGCGCCGGCTTCGTCGTCTCGGGCCGGGAGAAGCGCGGCGCTCGCCCGGGTCCTCTCGGGAGACCGGGCCCTTCCCGCCGCTTGCGTCGACCCGCCGTTTGGAGAGGGCTTCTTCTTCCTGGACCGCGCGGCCGCGGGGGAGGACTGACCATGCTGCTCGCCGGAGACGTCGGCGGTACGAACATGCGGCCTCGCCCTCGAGGAAGTGGAGGACGGCGCCTCGTCGAGAAGCGCCGCGCGCGCTTTGCGACGCGCGACTTCTGACCCTTCGACGCCGCGACGGCTTCCTCGCGGGCGAGAAGCGGCTCGAAGCGGCGGCCTTCGGCGTCGCCGGTCCTGTGAGGCACGGCCGGGCCGAGGGGACGAACGTCGCCTTCTCGATCGACGCGGAGGAGATCCGCGCCGACCTCGGCGTCCCCGCGGTCGTCCTGAACGATCTCGAGGCGAACGCCTGGGGCCTCGCCGAGCTCGGCCCCGCCGACTTCGCCGTCCTGAACCGGGGCGAGGAAGACCCCACCGGCAACGGCGCCCTCATCTCGGCCGGGACCGGCCTCGGCGAGGCGCTCCTCTTCCGTTCCGGCCGCGGCTTCGTCCCGATGCCCTCCGAAGGGGGCCACGCCTCCTTCGCTCGCGCAACGACGAGGAGATCGACCTCCTCAGAGACCCCTTCGCCACCGGCACGGGGCACGTCCCCTGGGAACGCGTCGTCTCGGGGCCGGGCTCGCCACGCTCTACCGCTTCGAGCGCGAGCGTCGGCATAG
- a CDS encoding TolC family protein, with protein MLRAAAASAPLAAAAAARRDASDASATKARRLPNPEATVRVENWRRGTDAHPFDAQADLDVVAELSQPLPVFGTWSSRRDEAAALSRAARATSRGEVEMVVLEAARLYLGAVRGQDLVAALTESRDVLGTMIATVEKRVAEGWSAEGDLLKLRAEHARSEALLARATLELGDAAARLAALLGEEAPVDPARLAMPPVPPLPDGEAEALGREAAATRPAVVEARERLEAARATLRLEKALRAPEPSLTAGYKRTGGLDTALAGISFPLPLFDTNASGVARGEAQVRAAEAVLRSVELETAAGTAGLVRAARTLSTRAEAATSGLLGSALGARGAARASFREGVSEVLPLVDAERVTAEAVRETLDLAVDARLATLAARFALGQEVLP; from the coding sequence GTGCTCCGGGCCGCCGCCGCGAGCGCCCCGCTCGCCGCCGCAGCCGCCGCGCGGCGGGACGCCTCGGACGCGAGCGCCACGAAGGCCCGCCGGCTGCCGAATCCGGAGGCGACGGTGCGCGTGGAGAACTGGCGCCGAGGCACCGACGCCCACCCGTTCGACGCGCAGGCCGACCTCGACGTCGTCGCCGAGCTGTCGCAGCCGCTGCCCGTCTTCGGGACGTGGTCGTCGCGCCGGGACGAGGCCGCCGCGCTGTCGCGGGCCGCGCGGGCCACGTCGCGCGGCGAGGTCGAGATGGTCGTCCTCGAGGCGGCGCGCCTCTACCTGGGAGCGGTGCGCGGCCAGGACCTCGTCGCCGCCCTGACCGAGAGCCGCGACGTCCTCGGAACGATGATCGCGACCGTGGAGAAACGGGTCGCCGAGGGGTGGTCGGCCGAGGGCGACCTCCTGAAGCTGAGGGCCGAGCACGCCCGCTCCGAGGCGCTCCTGGCCCGCGCGACGCTCGAGCTCGGCGACGCCGCGGCGCGGCTCGCCGCCCTCCTCGGCGAGGAGGCCCCCGTCGACCCGGCGCGGCTCGCGATGCCCCCGGTTCCTCCCCTGCCCGATGGGGAGGCCGAAGCGCTCGGCCGGGAGGCGGCCGCCACGCGCCCCGCCGTGGTCGAGGCGCGCGAGCGGCTCGAGGCGGCCCGCGCGACGCTGCGTCTCGAGAAGGCGCTGCGCGCCCCCGAGCCCTCGCTGACGGCCGGCTACAAGCGGACGGGCGGGCTCGACACCGCGCTCGCAGGGATCTCCTTCCCGCTCCCGCTCTTCGACACGAACGCGTCGGGCGTGGCCCGCGGTGAGGCCCAGGTCCGGGCCGCCGAGGCCGTCCTTCGGTCGGTCGAGCTCGAGACCGCCGCCGGCACCGCCGGGCTCGTCCGCGCCGCGCGCACGCTCTCCACCCGCGCCGAGGCCGCGACCTCGGGCCTCCTCGGCTCCGCCCTCGGCGCCCGCGGCGCCGCCCGCGCCTCGTTCCGCGAAGGGGTCTCGGAGGTCCTTCCCCTCGTCGACGCCGAGCGCGTGACCGCCGAGGCCGTGCGGGAGACGCTCGACCTGGCCGTCGACGCCCGCCTCGCAACTCTCGCCGCCCGCTTCGCCCTCGGACAGGAGGTTCTCCCTTGA
- a CDS encoding efflux RND transporter periplasmic adaptor subunit, protein MSSPESPAPESFWKRHQRHMPRRLPRVLLAVGLLLVPAVVVVRIFTAKPVDESVPATAPTDAVTLGEKSVSLAGIEVLEAKGVTRAATFDAPAVLSLDETRTARIGSLVEGDVVRILSEVGSRVGRGAVLAELNSRVVHDAWADYRKAVADRRRRETELAWATQAAERAGRLHEQKALSLQERQRAETDQVAAREELDQTRTEVRRAEEALEHLGVTNKEDPTGETGESVPVRAPLAGVVLEKHVTAGTTVTPGTLLFVVSDLTALWAMAEVDETRIPLVAAGRPAKVHVAAWPDRAFDAQVTFVGDAVNPKTRRVTVRCQVPNPGGLLKPEMYARVALGESAPRPMVVVPEAAIQEMDGKPYVFVAGAKGRFEKREVALGASSEGLVEIRSGVAAGEKVATQGSFLLKSQLLSASAPAEE, encoded by the coding sequence TTGAGCAGCCCCGAATCGCCCGCCCCCGAGAGCTTCTGGAAGCGCCACCAGCGGCACATGCCGCGCCGGCTCCCCCGGGTCCTCCTGGCCGTGGGCCTCCTGCTCGTGCCCGCCGTCGTCGTGGTGAGGATCTTCACGGCGAAGCCGGTGGACGAGTCCGTCCCCGCGACGGCGCCGACCGACGCCGTGACGCTCGGCGAGAAGTCGGTCTCGCTGGCGGGGATCGAGGTGCTCGAGGCGAAGGGCGTGACCCGGGCGGCGACGTTCGACGCGCCTGCCGTCCTCTCGCTCGACGAGACGCGGACGGCGCGGATCGGGTCGCTCGTGGAGGGCGACGTCGTACGGATTCTGTCCGAGGTGGGCTCCCGCGTCGGGCGGGGCGCCGTCCTGGCGGAGCTCAACAGCCGGGTCGTCCACGACGCCTGGGCCGACTACCGCAAGGCTGTCGCCGATCGGCGCCGCCGCGAGACGGAGCTGGCGTGGGCGACGCAGGCGGCGGAGCGGGCCGGGCGCCTGCACGAGCAGAAGGCGCTCTCTCTGCAGGAGCGGCAGCGCGCCGAGACCGACCAGGTGGCCGCCCGGGAGGAGCTGGACCAGACGAGGACGGAGGTGCGGCGCGCCGAGGAGGCGCTCGAGCATCTCGGCGTGACGAACAAGGAGGACCCGACGGGCGAGACCGGGGAATCGGTCCCTGTCCGCGCGCCGCTCGCCGGCGTCGTCCTCGAGAAGCACGTGACGGCCGGGACCACCGTCACGCCCGGGACGCTCCTCTTCGTCGTGAGCGACCTGACCGCGCTCTGGGCCATGGCCGAGGTGGACGAAACGCGGATTCCGCTCGTGGCCGCCGGACGGCCGGCGAAGGTCCACGTGGCCGCGTGGCCCGACCGGGCGTTCGACGCGCAGGTGACGTTCGTCGGCGACGCGGTGAACCCGAAGACGCGCCGCGTGACGGTGCGCTGCCAGGTGCCGAACCCGGGCGGGCTCCTCAAGCCCGAGATGTACGCCCGCGTCGCCCTCGGCGAGTCGGCGCCGCGGCCGATGGTCGTCGTTCCCGAGGCGGCGATCCAGGAGATGGACGGCAAGCCGTACGTCTTCGTGGCGGGAGCGAAAGGGCGCTTCGAGAAGCGCGAGGTCGCCCTCGGCGCGTCGAGCGAGGGCCTCGTCGAGATCCGCTCCGGCGTCGCGGCCGGGGAGAAGGTCGCGACCCAGGGGAGCTTCCTCCTGAAGTCGCAGCTCCTCTCGGCGTCCGCGCCGGCGGAGGAGTGA
- a CDS encoding efflux RND transporter permease subunit yields the protein MAVHAMVGFLVLSGLWAWNELPVEAFPDLTNNQAVVVTEAPGLSATEVEQQVTYPIETALMGVPRSQEVRSLSKFGLSIVTIVFDDDVPVYFARQLVAERVNDARARLPEGTEPALGPVATAFGEIYQYLIEGDVADPMTKKALQDWDVRTRLRAVRGVSEINSWGGQTKEFHVLVDPRKLDRFGLPLRQVVTALSENNATFSGGFIEHRSERFTVRGLGLATGIEDLKRIVVATVDSVPVFVSDVADVTIGEMPRSGAVTRDGKGESVAGMVIMLQGENGKRIAERVKAKVKEIAESLPKGLSIVPFYDQSEVIDRTSHTVRKNLLEGSLLVVLVLFIFLKDIRAALVVAAVIPLSMLVGFLGMKIFGVSANLMSLGAIDFGLIVDGAVVMMENFIRRKTEKGAEPAPGEDPRKKHETIIGAAAVEVARPILFGVLIIIAVYLPIFTLQGLEGKMFKPMAITVCSAILGSLLLSFTAVPIASALVLKETMHEHDEGWFRRLRRYYGVHLADAMDHRARTLGVALAVVVVALASIPFLGSEFMPRLDEGAILIESRKLPSVSLPESVEISTKLERIVATFPEVKQVVTKIGRPDVATEAMGIYQGDVYVNLHPREEWKSGWTKEQLIDAMAVALADLPGVEINFTQPMAMRLDEVVSGVKADVAVKVFGPDNATLEKLGEEVRRVLETVRGAADLQVEVLSGAAQVEIDLDRARMARTGLNVADVRDVVETAVGGKTATEVLDGPRRFAVVVRLPDELRRSPEAIASILLTAPGGEKVPLGNVARVATAPGPEAISHESGQRRLVVQTNVRGRDIGSFVAEGQKRVREKVTVPSGYHLEWGGQFENQQRATKRLMIVVPLSLAIIFSLLYLTFRLARQAALVILNVPFALVGGVAALWLRDLNLNLSASVGFIALFGVAVLNGVVMITSVNRLREEGMGLRLAVLTGASTRLKPVMMTALVAALGFLPMALSHGAGAEVGRPLATVVIGGITTSTLLTLIVLPTLYEMIEARVARRRK from the coding sequence ATGGCCGTCCACGCGATGGTCGGGTTCCTCGTCCTCTCGGGCCTCTGGGCCTGGAACGAGCTCCCGGTCGAGGCGTTCCCCGACCTGACGAACAACCAGGCCGTCGTCGTGACCGAGGCGCCCGGCCTCTCGGCGACCGAGGTCGAGCAGCAGGTGACCTACCCGATCGAGACGGCGCTGATGGGCGTGCCGCGCTCCCAGGAGGTCCGCTCGCTCTCGAAGTTCGGCCTCTCCATCGTGACGATCGTCTTCGACGACGACGTGCCGGTCTACTTCGCGCGGCAGCTCGTGGCCGAGCGGGTGAACGACGCCCGCGCGCGCCTCCCCGAGGGGACCGAGCCGGCGCTGGGCCCGGTGGCGACCGCCTTCGGCGAGATCTACCAGTACCTCATCGAGGGAGACGTCGCGGACCCGATGACGAAGAAGGCGCTGCAGGACTGGGACGTCCGCACGCGCCTGCGCGCCGTGCGCGGCGTCTCGGAGATCAATTCCTGGGGCGGCCAGACGAAGGAATTCCACGTCCTCGTCGACCCGCGCAAGCTGGACCGCTTCGGCCTCCCGCTCCGGCAGGTGGTGACGGCCCTCTCGGAGAACAACGCGACGTTCTCCGGAGGCTTCATCGAGCACCGCTCCGAGCGCTTCACCGTCCGCGGGCTGGGCCTCGCCACCGGGATCGAGGACCTGAAGCGGATCGTCGTGGCCACGGTCGACAGCGTCCCGGTCTTCGTCTCCGACGTCGCCGACGTGACGATCGGCGAGATGCCGAGGAGCGGCGCCGTGACCCGCGACGGCAAGGGCGAGAGCGTCGCGGGAATGGTCATCATGCTCCAGGGGGAGAACGGAAAAAGGATCGCGGAGCGGGTGAAGGCGAAGGTGAAGGAGATCGCCGAGAGCCTGCCGAAGGGGCTCTCGATCGTCCCGTTCTACGACCAGAGCGAGGTCATCGACCGGACGTCCCACACGGTGCGCAAGAACCTCCTCGAGGGGTCGCTCCTCGTCGTCCTCGTCCTCTTCATCTTCCTGAAGGACATCCGCGCCGCGCTCGTCGTGGCGGCCGTGATCCCGCTCTCGATGCTCGTCGGCTTCCTCGGGATGAAGATCTTCGGCGTCTCGGCGAACCTGATGTCGCTCGGCGCGATCGACTTCGGCCTCATCGTCGACGGCGCGGTCGTGATGATGGAGAACTTCATCCGGCGCAAGACCGAGAAGGGGGCCGAGCCGGCGCCGGGCGAGGACCCGCGAAAGAAGCACGAGACGATCATCGGGGCCGCCGCCGTCGAGGTGGCCCGGCCGATCCTCTTCGGCGTCCTGATCATCATCGCGGTCTACCTGCCGATCTTCACGCTCCAGGGGCTCGAGGGGAAGATGTTCAAGCCGATGGCGATCACCGTCTGCTCGGCGATCCTCGGCTCGCTCCTCCTCTCGTTCACGGCCGTCCCGATCGCCTCGGCGCTCGTCCTGAAGGAGACGATGCACGAGCACGACGAGGGGTGGTTCAGGCGCCTGCGCCGCTATTACGGCGTCCACCTCGCCGACGCGATGGACCACCGGGCGCGGACGCTCGGCGTCGCGCTCGCGGTCGTCGTCGTCGCGCTCGCCTCGATCCCGTTCCTCGGGAGCGAGTTCATGCCGCGCCTCGACGAGGGGGCGATCCTGATCGAGTCGCGCAAGCTCCCGTCGGTCTCGCTGCCGGAGTCGGTGGAGATCTCCACGAAGCTGGAGCGGATCGTCGCGACCTTCCCCGAGGTGAAGCAGGTCGTCACGAAGATCGGCCGGCCCGACGTCGCCACCGAGGCGATGGGGATCTACCAGGGGGACGTCTACGTCAACCTCCACCCGCGCGAGGAGTGGAAGAGCGGGTGGACGAAGGAACAGCTGATCGACGCGATGGCCGTCGCGCTCGCGGACCTGCCCGGCGTCGAGATCAACTTCACGCAGCCGATGGCGATGCGCCTCGACGAGGTCGTCTCGGGCGTGAAGGCCGACGTGGCCGTGAAGGTCTTCGGGCCGGACAACGCGACGCTCGAGAAGCTCGGCGAGGAGGTCCGGCGCGTCCTCGAGACGGTCCGCGGCGCCGCGGACCTGCAGGTGGAGGTCCTCTCCGGGGCCGCGCAGGTGGAGATCGACCTCGACCGCGCGCGGATGGCCCGCACCGGCCTGAACGTGGCCGACGTGAGGGACGTCGTCGAGACGGCCGTCGGCGGAAAGACGGCGACCGAGGTCCTCGACGGCCCGCGGCGCTTCGCCGTCGTCGTGCGCCTCCCCGACGAGCTGCGCCGGAGCCCGGAGGCGATCGCGTCGATCCTTCTGACGGCCCCCGGCGGCGAGAAGGTGCCTCTCGGCAACGTGGCGCGCGTCGCGACCGCCCCGGGCCCCGAGGCGATCAGCCACGAGTCGGGGCAGCGGCGGCTCGTCGTCCAGACGAACGTCCGCGGCCGCGACATCGGCAGCTTCGTGGCCGAGGGTCAGAAGCGGGTCCGCGAGAAGGTGACGGTGCCGTCGGGGTACCACCTCGAGTGGGGCGGGCAGTTCGAGAACCAGCAGCGCGCCACGAAGCGGCTGATGATCGTCGTGCCGCTCTCGCTCGCGATCATCTTCTCGCTCCTCTACCTCACGTTCCGCCTCGCGCGGCAGGCAGCGCTCGTCATCCTGAACGTCCCCTTCGCCCTCGTCGGCGGCGTCGCGGCACTCTGGCTGCGCGACCTGAACCTGAACCTCTCGGCGTCGGTCGGGTTCATCGCCCTGTTCGGCGTCGCGGTCCTGAACGGCGTCGTGATGATCACGTCGGTGAACCGCCTGCGCGAGGAGGGGATGGGGCTGCGCCTCGCGGTGCTCACGGGCGCTTCGACGCGGCTGAAGCCCGTGATGATGACGGCCCTCGTCGCGGCGCTCGGCTTCCTCCCGATGGCCCTCTCGCACGGCGCGGGCGCCGAGGTCGGCCGCCCGCTCGCGACGGTGGTCATCGGCGGGATCACGACGTCGACGCTCCTGACGCTGATCGTCCTGCCGACGCTCTACGAGATGATCGAGGCGCGGGTGGCGCGGCGGCGGAAGTAG